GAACATCTCCTTCGACGAGTGGAACGTCTGGCACATGAGCCGTGGCGAATCCAAGGTGCCCAGCGGCAACGACTGGCCGGTGGCCCCGGTCCTGCTGGAAGACACCTACACGGTGGCGGACGCCGTGGTGGTGGGGGACCTCCTGGTCACGCTGCTCCGCAACACCGACCGGGTCCATTCCGCGAGCCTGGCGCAACTGGTGAACGTCATCGCCCCCATCATGACCGAACCCGGCGGCCGGTCCTGGAAGCAGACCACCTTCCACCCGTTCGCCCTGACCTCCCGGCATGCGTCCGGCACCGTCCTGCAGCTCGCCGTCGAATCCCCCCTGGTCAGCGGCGGCACGACCGCCGGCTTCGCCGCGCTGTCCGCCGTCGCCACCTATGACGCGGCGAAGGGCGAGGCGGTGGTGTTCGCCGTCAACCGCTCCGCCACCGGAGCACTCACCCTGGATGCCGCCGTCGGCGGCCTGGGCAATGTCAGGGTGATCGAGGCGCTGACGTACTCCAACAAGGACCCCTACTGGCAGGCCACGGCCGACGATTCCAGCTCCGTCCTGCCGGCGGAGAACGTCACGGCCAAGACCGACGGCGGCCGGCTCACCGCCGAGCTTCCGGCCGTGTCCTGGTCCATGATCCGGCTCGCCGTGGAGGCCTGACCGGGCCCCGCACCAGGGCGGAGGCGCCCTTATGACGACGACGGCCCGCAGGTGGGAGGATGGACGGCATGGAACTGCACATCACGGGGGATCCCGCCGCGGACAAGTTGTTGAGTGAGGACGCCTTCGCCCTCCTGACCGGCATGCTGCTGGACCAGCAGGTGACGATGGAATCGGCCTTCGCCGGGCCCGAAAAGATCCGGAGCCGGATCGGATCCATGAAGCCCGAGGCCATTGCCGCGCACGATCCCGCCGCCTTTGTGGAGATGTTCAAGGAGCGCCCCGCCGTCCACCGCTTCCCCGGTTCCATGGCTGCCAGGGTGCAGGCGCTCGCCGAGGCTGTCCGGAACGAATGGG
The Sphingomonas faeni genome window above contains:
- a CDS encoding HhH-GPD-type base excision DNA repair protein, whose amino-acid sequence is MELHITGDPAADKLLSEDAFALLTGMLLDQQVTMESAFAGPEKIRSRIGSMKPEAIAAHDPAAFVEMFKERPAVHRFPGSMAARVQALAEAVRNEWDGDAAAIWTEGSPDGAEVLKRLTALPGFGEQKAKIFLALLGKQRGLEAPGWREAAGNYGEEGSYLSVADIVDPESLAKVRASKQAAKAAAKAGKER